A window of the Streptomyces finlayi genome harbors these coding sequences:
- a CDS encoding peptide ABC transporter substrate-binding protein produces the protein MRGATQARWAACAVAVALAATACGGGDDSGGGGADGIVSSSWGDPQNPLEPANTNEVQGGKVLDMIFRGLKQYDPKTGEAKNMLAEKIETTDSQNFTVTVKDGWTFSNGEKVTAASFVDAWNYGAALKNNQKNAFFFTQIDGYDKAHPESGTASTDKLSGLKVVDDKTFTVKLSQKFSLWPDTLGYPAFAPLPKAFFTDHDAWLAKPVGNGPYRIDKYAKGSAMNLRKWDEYPGGDKAQNGGIDLKVYTDNNTAYTDLTAGNLDLVDDVPASQLKNVKSDLGDRYINTPAGIIQTLAFPFYEAGWDTPKAAKVRQGLSMAINRQQITDQIFQKTRTPASDWTSPVLGEEGGFKKGLCGPACEYDKAAAKKLIDDNGGIPGGQLKISYNADTGSHKEWVDAVCNSINNVMGNNRACVGSPVGTFADFRSQVSQQKLTSAWRAGWQMDYPLIQNFLQPVYYTNASSNDGKWSDKKFDDLVDKANAETDKAKAVSTFQEAEKVMVEQMPVIPLWYQNGSAGYSDRIENVALNPFSVPVYDQIKVK, from the coding sequence ATGCGCGGAGCCACACAGGCCAGGTGGGCCGCATGTGCGGTGGCGGTCGCCCTGGCAGCGACGGCCTGCGGCGGCGGGGACGACAGCGGTGGTGGCGGTGCCGACGGGATCGTCAGTTCCTCCTGGGGGGACCCGCAGAACCCGCTGGAGCCCGCGAACACCAACGAGGTGCAGGGCGGCAAGGTCCTCGACATGATCTTCCGGGGCCTCAAGCAGTACGACCCGAAGACCGGCGAGGCGAAGAACATGCTCGCCGAGAAGATCGAGACGACCGACTCCCAGAACTTCACGGTCACCGTGAAGGACGGCTGGACCTTCAGCAACGGCGAGAAGGTCACCGCCGCATCCTTCGTGGACGCCTGGAACTACGGCGCCGCGCTGAAGAACAACCAGAAGAACGCCTTCTTCTTCACCCAGATCGACGGCTACGACAAAGCCCACCCCGAGTCCGGTACCGCGTCCACGGACAAGCTCTCCGGCCTCAAGGTCGTCGACGACAAGACGTTCACCGTCAAGCTGTCGCAGAAGTTCTCGCTCTGGCCGGACACCCTCGGCTACCCGGCCTTCGCGCCGCTGCCCAAGGCGTTCTTCACGGACCACGACGCCTGGCTCGCCAAGCCGGTCGGCAACGGCCCCTACCGGATCGACAAGTACGCCAAGGGTTCGGCGATGAACCTGCGGAAGTGGGACGAGTACCCGGGCGGGGACAAGGCGCAGAACGGTGGCATCGACCTCAAGGTCTACACCGACAACAACACCGCGTACACCGACCTGACGGCCGGCAACCTCGACCTCGTCGACGACGTGCCCGCCTCGCAGCTCAAGAACGTCAAGTCGGACCTCGGCGACCGCTATATCAACACCCCGGCCGGCATCATCCAGACCCTGGCCTTCCCGTTCTACGAGGCCGGGTGGGACACCCCGAAGGCCGCCAAGGTGCGCCAGGGTCTGTCGATGGCGATCAACCGTCAGCAGATCACCGACCAGATCTTCCAGAAGACCCGGACCCCCGCATCCGACTGGACCTCCCCGGTCCTCGGAGAGGAGGGCGGCTTCAAGAAGGGCCTCTGCGGCCCCGCGTGCGAGTACGACAAGGCCGCGGCCAAGAAGCTGATCGATGACAACGGCGGGATCCCCGGCGGCCAGCTGAAGATCTCGTACAACGCGGACACCGGCTCGCACAAGGAGTGGGTCGACGCCGTCTGCAACAGCATCAACAACGTCATGGGCAACAACAGGGCCTGTGTCGGCAGCCCCGTCGGTACGTTCGCCGACTTCCGCAGCCAGGTCTCCCAGCAGAAGCTGACCAGCGCCTGGCGCGCCGGCTGGCAGATGGACTACCCGCTGATCCAGAACTTCCTCCAGCCGGTCTACTACACCAACGCCTCGTCCAACGACGGCAAGTGGAGCGACAAGAAGTTCGACGACCTCGTCGACAAGGCCAACGCCGAGACGGACAAGGCCAAGGCGGTCTCCACGTTCCAGGAGGCGGAGAAGGTGATGGTCGAGCAGATGCCGGTCATCCCGCTCTGGTACCAGAACGGCAGCGCCGGCTACTCGGACCGCATCGAGAACGTCGCGCTCAACCCGTTCAGCGTCCCCGTGTACGACCAGATCAAGGTCAAGTGA
- a CDS encoding ABC transporter ATP-binding protein gives MADMKKEPVDATPNVAEVATVDTASEAEAVAAIDAPVSQGEPILQVRNLVKHFPLTQGILFKKQVGAVKAVDGISFDLFAGETLGIVGESGCGKSTVAKLLMTLERATAGEVFYKGQDITKLSGRALKAVRRNIQMVFQDPYTSLNPRMTVGDIIGEPYDIHPEVAPKGERRRKVQDLLDVVGLNPEYINRYPHQFSGGQRQRIGIARGLALNPEIIICDEPVSALDVSVQAQVINLMGKLQDEFNLSYLFIAHDLSIVRHISDRVGVMYLGKMAEIGTDEQIYEHPTHPYTQALLSAVPVPDPEAREGRERIILSGDVPSPANPPSGCRFRTRCWKAEDKCATEMPLLAIPERFRGVDSPAAHESACHFAEEKDVVHAA, from the coding sequence ATGGCTGACATGAAGAAAGAGCCCGTGGACGCCACCCCGAACGTCGCCGAAGTGGCGACTGTGGACACGGCCAGCGAGGCGGAGGCCGTAGCCGCCATCGACGCGCCGGTCTCGCAGGGCGAGCCCATCCTCCAGGTGCGCAACCTGGTCAAGCACTTCCCGCTGACCCAGGGCATCCTGTTCAAGAAGCAGGTCGGCGCGGTCAAGGCCGTCGACGGGATCTCCTTCGATCTCTTCGCGGGCGAGACGCTCGGCATCGTGGGCGAGTCCGGCTGTGGCAAGTCCACGGTCGCCAAGCTCCTGATGACGCTGGAGCGGGCCACGGCGGGCGAGGTCTTCTACAAGGGCCAGGACATCACCAAGCTGTCCGGCCGTGCGCTGAAGGCCGTGCGCCGCAACATCCAGATGGTGTTCCAGGACCCTTACACCTCGCTGAACCCGCGGATGACGGTCGGCGACATCATCGGGGAGCCGTACGACATCCACCCCGAGGTCGCCCCCAAGGGCGAGCGGCGCCGCAAGGTGCAGGACCTCCTGGACGTCGTGGGTCTCAACCCCGAGTACATCAACCGCTATCCGCACCAGTTCTCCGGCGGTCAGCGCCAGCGCATCGGCATCGCCCGCGGCCTCGCGCTCAACCCGGAGATCATCATCTGCGACGAGCCGGTGTCCGCGCTCGACGTGTCGGTGCAGGCACAGGTCATCAACCTGATGGGGAAGCTCCAGGACGAGTTCAACCTCTCCTACCTCTTCATCGCGCACGACCTGTCCATCGTCCGGCACATCTCGGACCGGGTCGGCGTCATGTACCTCGGCAAGATGGCCGAGATCGGTACGGACGAGCAGATCTACGAGCACCCGACGCACCCCTACACCCAGGCGCTGCTGTCGGCGGTCCCGGTTCCGGACCCGGAGGCCCGCGAGGGCCGCGAGCGGATCATCCTCTCGGGTGACGTCCCCTCGCCGGCCAACCCGCCGTCGGGCTGCCGCTTCCGCACCCGGTGCTGGAAGGCCGAGGACAAGTGCGCCACGGAGATGCCGCTGCTGGCCATCCCCGAGCGCTTCAGGGGAGTGGACTCCCCGGCCGCGCACGAGTCGGCGTGTCACTTCGCCGAGGAGAAGGACGTCGTTCACGCGGCATAG
- a CDS encoding ABC transporter ATP-binding protein, producing MTTIDKTAEVPSARSGDDHVGPLLEVRDLHVEFHTRDGVAKAVNGVNYSVNAGETLAVLGESGSGKSVTAQAIMGILDMPPGKIPKGEIFFRGQDMLKMSNEERRKIRGQKIAMIFQDALSSLNPVLSVGYQLGEMFRVHQGLSKKEAKAKAIDLMDQVKIPAAAARVADYPHQFSGGMRQRIMIAMALALEPDLIIADEPTTALDVTVQAQVMDLLAELQREYNMGLILITHDLGVVADVADKIAVMYAGRIVETSPVHEIYKRPAHPYTKGLLESIPRLDQKGQELFAIKGLPPNLLHVPSGCAFNPRCTMAQDICRTDIPALRPVTEQDGTDLVGRGSACHFWKETIHG from the coding sequence GTGACCACCATCGACAAGACCGCAGAAGTCCCGTCCGCGCGCTCGGGAGACGACCACGTCGGCCCGCTGCTCGAAGTCCGCGACCTGCACGTGGAGTTCCACACCCGCGACGGTGTGGCCAAGGCCGTCAACGGCGTCAACTACAGCGTGAACGCCGGTGAGACGCTCGCCGTCCTCGGCGAGTCGGGCTCCGGCAAGTCCGTGACGGCGCAGGCCATCATGGGCATCCTCGACATGCCGCCGGGCAAGATCCCGAAGGGCGAGATCTTCTTCCGCGGCCAGGACATGCTCAAGATGTCCAACGAGGAGCGCCGGAAGATCCGTGGCCAGAAGATCGCGATGATCTTCCAGGACGCGCTGTCCTCGCTGAATCCGGTTCTGTCCGTCGGCTATCAGCTCGGCGAGATGTTCCGGGTGCACCAGGGACTGTCCAAGAAGGAGGCCAAGGCCAAGGCCATCGATCTGATGGACCAGGTCAAGATCCCGGCCGCCGCGGCCCGCGTCGCGGACTACCCGCACCAGTTCTCCGGCGGTATGCGCCAGCGCATCATGATCGCCATGGCGCTGGCGCTGGAGCCGGACCTGATCATCGCGGACGAGCCGACCACGGCTCTGGACGTGACGGTGCAGGCGCAGGTCATGGACCTGCTCGCGGAGCTCCAGCGCGAGTACAACATGGGTCTGATCCTGATCACGCACGACCTCGGTGTCGTCGCGGACGTCGCCGACAAGATCGCCGTGATGTACGCGGGCCGGATCGTCGAGACCTCGCCCGTGCACGAGATCTACAAGCGCCCGGCGCACCCGTACACCAAGGGTCTGCTGGAGTCGATCCCGCGCCTCGACCAGAAGGGCCAGGAGCTCTTCGCGATCAAGGGCCTGCCGCCCAACCTGCTCCACGTTCCCTCGGGTTGTGCGTTCAACCCGCGCTGCACGATGGCGCAGGACATCTGCCGTACGGACATCCCGGCTCTGCGCCCGGTGACCGAGCAGGACGGTACCGATCTGGTCGGCCGCGGCAGCGCCTGCCACTTCTGGAAGGAGACGATCCATGGCTGA
- a CDS encoding ABC transporter permease: protein MPDLIKTAAAPDETVAPAAEAAETVKADKARSLWGDAWQDLRRNWYFLISAALILVLLVITAFPGLFTSASPTTGDLVNHFLGKPELSKIGSPEWFGYDGQGRSVYARVIYGTRASVIVGVAVTLAVTLFGGLIGMLSGYFGGWVDAVLSGFTNVFLGLPFLLGAMVVLQSFTDQSIWVVVFALAFLGWTQIARVMRGAVITIKQSDFVQAARALGASTPRILFRHILPNVMAPVIVVATISLGVYISAEATLSYLGLGLASPTVSWGMDISDGASQIRVAQHILLYPSIMLSLTVLAFIMLGEAVRNALDPKTR, encoded by the coding sequence ATGCCTGACCTGATCAAGACCGCTGCCGCTCCCGACGAGACCGTCGCTCCTGCCGCGGAAGCCGCCGAGACCGTCAAGGCCGACAAGGCACGCAGTCTCTGGGGCGATGCCTGGCAGGACCTGCGGCGCAACTGGTACTTCCTCATCTCCGCCGCCCTGATCCTGGTCCTGCTCGTGATCACGGCCTTCCCGGGCCTGTTCACCAGCGCCTCGCCCACCACGGGTGACCTCGTGAACCACTTCCTGGGCAAGCCGGAGCTGAGCAAGATCGGTTCGCCCGAGTGGTTCGGTTACGACGGCCAGGGCCGCAGCGTCTACGCCCGCGTCATCTACGGCACCCGTGCCTCGGTGATCGTCGGTGTCGCGGTGACCCTCGCGGTGACCCTGTTCGGTGGCCTGATCGGCATGCTGTCCGGCTACTTCGGCGGCTGGGTCGACGCGGTGCTCTCCGGATTCACCAACGTCTTCCTGGGCCTGCCGTTCCTGCTCGGCGCGATGGTCGTCCTCCAGTCCTTCACGGACCAGTCGATCTGGGTGGTCGTCTTCGCCCTGGCGTTCCTCGGCTGGACCCAGATCGCGCGTGTCATGCGCGGTGCGGTGATCACCATCAAGCAGTCGGACTTCGTCCAGGCGGCCAGAGCCCTCGGTGCGAGCACGCCCCGCATCCTGTTCCGGCACATCCTGCCGAACGTGATGGCCCCGGTGATCGTGGTCGCCACCATCTCGCTCGGTGTGTACATCTCGGCGGAGGCGACGCTGTCCTACCTGGGTCTCGGCCTGGCCTCGCCGACCGTCTCGTGGGGTATGGACATCTCGGACGGTGCGAGCCAGATCCGCGTCGCACAGCACATCCTGCTGTACCCGTCGATCATGCTCAGCCTCACCGTTCTGGCGTTCATCATGCTCGGCGAAGCCGTCCGTAACGCCCTCGACCCGAAGACGCGATAA
- a CDS encoding ABC transporter permease, whose product MGRYVARRLLQMIPVFIGTTLLIFLMVYMLPGDPVRGLFGDKGADPATLAAMRHQLGLDQPILVQYWDYMKGIVLHFDFGTQIASGRPVTDVLGDAFPVTLRLAGMAFVIEVVLGLALGMAAGLRAGRLTDNIVLVLTLLIISIPVFVLGFIVKSVFAFELGWIAPNVSNEAPWSELIAPAIVLGSLSLAYVARLTRTTMVENLRADYLRTAVAKGLPKRRIVGVHLMRNSLIPVVTFLGTEIGAMMGGAVVTEGLFNVKGIGGTIFESIVRREGTTLVGLVTILVLIYLFMSLLVDLLYAVLDPRIRYA is encoded by the coding sequence ATGGGGCGCTATGTCGCACGACGACTGCTCCAGATGATCCCGGTCTTCATCGGGACAACTCTGCTGATCTTCCTGATGGTCTACATGCTGCCCGGGGACCCCGTGCGGGGGCTCTTCGGGGACAAGGGCGCGGATCCCGCGACCCTTGCTGCCATGCGGCATCAACTCGGCCTCGACCAGCCGATCCTGGTGCAGTACTGGGATTACATGAAGGGAATCGTCCTTCACTTCGACTTCGGCACCCAGATAGCCAGCGGCCGGCCGGTCACCGACGTGCTCGGTGACGCGTTCCCGGTCACGCTGCGACTCGCCGGGATGGCCTTCGTCATCGAGGTCGTTCTCGGCCTCGCCCTGGGCATGGCCGCCGGGCTCCGCGCCGGCCGCCTGACCGACAACATCGTCCTGGTACTGACGCTGCTGATCATCTCGATCCCGGTCTTCGTGCTCGGCTTCATCGTCAAGTCGGTGTTCGCCTTCGAGCTCGGCTGGATCGCACCGAACGTCTCCAACGAGGCGCCGTGGAGCGAGCTGATCGCCCCGGCGATCGTCCTGGGTTCGCTCTCCCTGGCGTACGTGGCACGGCTGACCCGTACGACGATGGTGGAGAACCTGCGCGCGGACTACCTGCGTACGGCCGTCGCCAAGGGTCTTCCCAAGCGCCGCATCGTGGGTGTTCACCTGATGCGCAACTCGCTGATCCCGGTCGTCACCTTCCTCGGCACCGAGATCGGCGCCATGATGGGCGGCGCGGTCGTCACCGAGGGCCTCTTCAACGTGAAGGGAATCGGCGGCACCATCTTCGAGTCGATCGTCCGGCGTGAGGGCACCACCCTGGTCGGACTGGTCACCATCCTGGTGCTCATCTACCTCTTCATGAGCCTGCTCGTCGACCTGCTGTACGCGGTCCTGGACCCGAGGATCCGGTATGCCTGA
- a CDS encoding peptide ABC transporter substrate-binding protein: MRGAKSAKWVAGAAIIALAATACGGGEGNDKGKDSAKGAVDPNGIFSIEVGEPQNPLQPANTMESNGSIVTDAIFSQLVDYDPAGKLEMINAESVDSTDSKLWTIKLKKDWKFHDGTPVTAESYVKAWNWAANITNAQTNASWFDGIKGYADVHPAKEGAKPKADAMSGLKVVDDYTFTVELDTPLPYFAYKLGYTVYSPLPESFYADPKAAGEKPVGNGAYKFESWDHKKQIKVVRNDDYKGLDKAKNGGVIFKNYTTIETAYEDLKSGNVDVLRQIGPKDLPVYRADLGDRAVDKAYSAIQTLGVAMYQKQWKDTDPKVLQGLSMAIDRDTITKTVLQGTREPATGWVAKGVLGHQPNVAGDVTKYDPAKAKALIKEGGGVPGNKVFIQFNADGGHKEWVEAVCNSITQATGVECAGDSKADFQADLDARDAKQVKSFYRGGWVLDYPVNANFISDLFRTGAAGNNGFFSNKDLDAKIKAADTAPSLDESVKAYQEVEKELVNYMPTIPLWYYKVNAGYSEKVQNVDYAQDGDPILTQVEVKK; the protein is encoded by the coding sequence ATGCGCGGTGCCAAGAGCGCCAAGTGGGTCGCGGGAGCGGCAATCATCGCCCTGGCCGCGACTGCCTGTGGCGGCGGCGAAGGCAATGACAAGGGTAAGGACAGTGCCAAGGGCGCTGTCGACCCGAACGGCATCTTCTCCATCGAGGTCGGTGAGCCGCAGAACCCGCTGCAGCCGGCCAACACGATGGAGTCGAACGGCAGCATCGTCACCGACGCGATCTTCTCGCAGCTGGTCGACTACGACCCGGCCGGCAAGCTTGAGATGATCAACGCCGAGTCGGTCGACAGCACGGACTCGAAGCTGTGGACGATCAAGCTCAAGAAGGACTGGAAGTTCCACGACGGGACCCCGGTCACCGCCGAGTCCTACGTCAAGGCGTGGAACTGGGCCGCGAACATCACGAACGCGCAGACCAACGCGTCCTGGTTCGACGGCATCAAGGGCTACGCGGACGTGCACCCCGCGAAGGAAGGCGCCAAGCCGAAGGCCGACGCCATGTCCGGCCTGAAGGTCGTGGACGACTACACCTTCACGGTGGAGCTGGACACCCCGCTTCCGTACTTCGCGTACAAGCTGGGCTACACGGTCTACTCCCCGCTCCCCGAGTCCTTCTACGCGGACCCGAAGGCGGCCGGCGAGAAGCCGGTCGGTAACGGCGCGTACAAGTTCGAGAGCTGGGACCACAAGAAGCAGATCAAGGTCGTCCGCAACGACGACTACAAGGGTCTCGACAAGGCGAAGAACGGTGGTGTGATCTTCAAGAACTACACCACCATCGAGACCGCCTACGAGGACCTGAAGTCGGGCAACGTCGACGTTCTCCGCCAGATCGGCCCGAAGGACCTTCCGGTCTACCGTGCCGACCTCGGTGACCGTGCCGTGGACAAGGCGTACTCCGCCATCCAGACGCTCGGTGTCGCGATGTACCAGAAGCAGTGGAAGGACACCGACCCCAAGGTCCTCCAGGGCCTGTCGATGGCCATCGACCGTGACACGATCACCAAGACGGTGCTCCAGGGCACCCGCGAGCCGGCCACGGGCTGGGTCGCCAAGGGCGTCCTCGGCCACCAGCCGAACGTCGCCGGTGACGTCACCAAGTACGACCCGGCGAAGGCTAAGGCCCTCATCAAGGAGGGTGGCGGCGTTCCGGGCAACAAGGTCTTCATCCAGTTCAACGCCGACGGCGGCCACAAGGAATGGGTCGAGGCCGTCTGCAACAGCATCACGCAGGCGACCGGCGTCGAGTGCGCCGGCGACTCCAAGGCCGACTTCCAGGCCGACCTGGACGCCCGTGACGCCAAGCAGGTCAAGTCCTTCTACCGCGGTGGCTGGGTGCTCGACTACCCGGTGAACGCCAACTTCATCAGCGACCTGTTCCGTACGGGTGCGGCCGGCAACAACGGCTTCTTCTCGAACAAGGACCTCGACGCGAAGATCAAGGCCGCGGACACCGCGCCCTCGCTCGACGAGTCGGTCAAGGCGTACCAGGAGGTGGAGAAGGAGCTGGTCAACTACATGCCGACCATTCCGCTCTGGTACTACAAGGTCAACGCCGGCTACTCGGAGAAGGTCCAGAACGTCGACTACGCACAGGACGGCGACCCGATCCTGACGCAGGTCGAGGTCAAGAAGTAA
- a CDS encoding transposase: protein MQGSEWAPGLAMSGDGKGQAGHVGGVHLRLLAERTGLTGELSAALARPGFVPLHDRGQVMVDLAAAITLGARRIRDIRQLEHQRPVFGPVASHPAAWRTLKELDELARARTGRARAAVRRRVYELLRKRPEGFPEVEVEGVPLTGWTVIDSDGTLIPAPSEKEGAHGTHKGFLGHHIFVATCDNTGEQLAATLHTGNVRANDAAAGSSSSPWTASSPRPPRRPCATASSTSPPASCAASENAA, encoded by the coding sequence GTGCAGGGTAGCGAGTGGGCACCCGGTCTGGCGATGTCGGGGGACGGGAAGGGACAGGCCGGGCATGTGGGCGGGGTGCATCTGCGGCTGCTGGCGGAGCGCACGGGCCTGACCGGGGAACTGTCGGCGGCGCTGGCCCGGCCGGGGTTCGTGCCGCTGCACGACCGGGGGCAGGTCATGGTCGACCTCGCGGCCGCGATCACCCTGGGCGCAAGGCGCATCCGAGACATCCGGCAACTGGAACACCAGCGGCCCGTCTTCGGCCCTGTCGCCTCCCATCCCGCCGCGTGGCGGACACTGAAGGAACTCGACGAACTCGCCCGGGCCCGGACCGGGCGGGCCCGGGCGGCAGTACGCCGCCGCGTCTACGAACTGCTCCGCAAGCGGCCCGAGGGCTTTCCCGAGGTCGAGGTCGAAGGGGTGCCGCTGACGGGCTGGACCGTGATCGACAGTGACGGGACGCTGATCCCCGCGCCGTCGGAGAAGGAAGGAGCCCACGGCACCCACAAAGGCTTCCTCGGACACCACATATTCGTCGCCACATGCGACAACACCGGCGAACAGCTCGCCGCGACGCTCCACACGGGCAACGTCAGAGCCAACGACGCGGCAGCTGGTTCCAGCTCCTCGCCCTGGACGGCGAGCTCGCCAAGGCCACCCCGAAGACCCTGCGCTACCGCATCCTCCACGTCCCCGCCCGCCTCGTGCGCGGCCAGCGAAAACGCCGCCTGA